The following coding sequences are from one Papilio machaon chromosome 8, ilPapMach1.1, whole genome shotgun sequence window:
- the LOC106720218 gene encoding nuclear envelope integral membrane protein 1, whose product MESFVRYRNILLLVVFVSSVNSLPYDVHWLGGPTIIDREIKPNKETIDIYCYSGCNKNLFVLWQTVKFNLKIKNDEFNQYIGENPEDVYKDYTENSYGWAVVNPFQKKSYKSISIDLFTPTCMAIDTKHRHSIELHIQRVDMWRVLLMALGLVLIFSSKALSGNPVFFYVCGVLVGVSASFLLLVYYFSKLLPRKTLTYGILIGGWTVGVYLIRQAWENVQSILMSYQVYMFWYTLIVTFVSFVVCYRIGPPKNQRSKNLVMWTLQVIGAIMIFFSSQYREASTMVCVLALCIKYFPQTWLYRVQAYWRRKFPPQRRLLTSEEYYEEGARETKRALDNLRQYCSSPDCKQWSVIMKISDAKRFASFVEGNSHLSDDEVMDYESYAFSLERDKPVANSTRAYDISDDDSSTDDEDYL is encoded by the exons atggAATCTTTTGTGCGTTAtcgaaacattttattattagttgtaTTTGTAAGCAGCGTGAATTCGTTGCCATACGAcg TGCACTGGCTCGGAGGACCTACAATAATTGATAGGGAGATCAAACCGAATAAAGAAACAATTGACATATATTGTTACAGTGGATgtaataagaatttatttgtcTTGTGGCAGACAGTTAAG ttcaatttaaaaataaaaaatgatgaaTTCAACCAATATATTGGAGAGAATCCAGAAGATGTTTATAAAGACTACACAGAGAACAGCTACGGCTGGGCTGTTGTCAATCCGTTCCAGAAGAAATCGTACAAGAGTATCTCAATCGACCTATTTACACCAACATGTATGGCCATAGACACAAAGCATCGCCATAGTATAGAGTTACATATACAGA GAGTAGACATGTGGCGAGTGCTATTAATGGCCCTTGGTCTAGTGTTAATATTCTCTTCAAAAGCCTTAAGTGGTAATCCAGTATTCTTCTATGTTTGTGGAGTCCTGGTCGGAGTGTCAGCTTCCTTTTTACTCCTAGTCTATTATTTTAGCAAGCTATTACCTAGG aaaactCTAACATACGGCATACTGATCGGTGGTTGGACAGTAGGAGTATACTTGATCCGTCAGGCCTGGGAGAATGTACAGAGTATCCTGATGTCGTACCAAGTGTATATGTTCTGGTACACTTTGATTGTGACCTTTGTCAGTTTTGTAGTCTGCTATAGAATTGGTCCACCAAAAAACCAGAGGAGCAAGAACCTTGTTATGTGGACGTTACAG GTGATAGGAGCTATAATGATATTCTTCAGCAGCCAGTACCGCGAGGCCTCGACCATGGTGTGTGTTCTAGCACTCTGCATCAAATACTTCCCACAGACATGGCTCTACAGAGTACAGGCATATTG GCGACGTAAGTTCCCCCCTCAGCGCCGGTTGCTCACCAGCGAGGAGTACTACGAGGAGGGCGCGCGCGAGACAAAGCGCGCGCTCGACAACCTGCGCCAGTACTGCAGCAGTCCCGACTGCAAGCAGTGGAGCGTCATCATGAAGATTAGCGACGCTAAAAG gTTCGCAAGCTTTGTGGAAGGTAATTCCCACTTGAGTGATGATGAAGTAATGGACTATGAGTCGTACGCGTTCTCCTTAGAGAGAGACAAGCCGGTCGCCAACTCCACGCGCGCTTACGACATCTCCGACGACGACTCCTCCACTGATGATGAAGACTATCTCTGA